Proteins encoded in a region of the Streptomyces sp. NBC_01298 genome:
- the aroA gene encoding 3-phosphoshikimate 1-carboxyvinyltransferase, with the protein MSESALIARIPGSKSITNRALLLAAAAEGVSLLRDPLVSEDTVAFREALTGLGVHIDTADDGAWKVTGTGGAPNGGGSVWCEDAGTAARFLPPFAAAGEGEFAFDGTDQLRARPLRPLADALAGLGADARVTEPVGGLPLRVRARGLAGGELTVDASLSSQYLTGLLMAGPLMRGPLVVRGAGLVSRPYITMTQALMRHFGAYVDEFGEFGTAGESGDGAIQVLPGGYRAADLDIEPDASTASYAFAAAAITGRGVTVPGLGTGSVQGDLGFVRVLARAGARVEITDRATTVTGTGPLRGGFDIDMGDISDTFMTLAAVAPLADAPITVHGIGHARLKESDRIAAVEENLRACGIRTESGPDRLTIHPGRPTAARIACRRDHRIAMAFSVLGLRVPGITLDDPSCVGKTFPGFHAELERLFPAHTNRARRSSAGSH; encoded by the coding sequence GTGAGCGAGTCGGCGCTGATCGCCCGGATCCCGGGCTCCAAGAGCATCACCAATCGGGCGCTGCTGCTGGCCGCCGCGGCCGAGGGCGTCTCGCTGCTGCGGGATCCGCTGGTCAGCGAGGACACGGTTGCCTTCCGGGAGGCCCTGACCGGGCTCGGAGTGCACATCGACACGGCCGACGACGGCGCCTGGAAGGTGACCGGAACGGGCGGCGCCCCGAACGGGGGCGGCTCCGTGTGGTGCGAGGACGCGGGTACGGCGGCCCGGTTCCTGCCGCCCTTCGCGGCGGCCGGCGAGGGCGAGTTCGCCTTCGACGGCACCGACCAGCTGCGGGCCAGGCCGCTGCGGCCGCTGGCCGACGCGCTGGCCGGGCTCGGCGCGGACGCCCGGGTGACGGAGCCGGTCGGCGGACTGCCGCTGAGGGTCCGCGCCCGGGGTCTGGCCGGCGGCGAGCTGACCGTGGACGCCTCGCTCAGCAGCCAGTACCTCACCGGTCTGCTGATGGCCGGGCCGCTGATGCGCGGGCCGCTGGTCGTACGGGGCGCCGGACTGGTCAGCAGGCCGTACATCACCATGACCCAGGCGCTGATGCGCCACTTTGGGGCCTACGTAGACGAGTTCGGCGAGTTCGGCACGGCGGGCGAGTCAGGGGACGGGGCGATCCAGGTGCTGCCCGGCGGCTACCGGGCCGCCGACCTGGACATCGAGCCGGATGCCTCCACCGCCTCGTACGCCTTCGCCGCGGCCGCGATCACGGGGCGCGGCGTCACCGTGCCGGGCCTCGGCACCGGCAGCGTCCAGGGCGACCTCGGCTTCGTCCGGGTGCTGGCCCGGGCGGGCGCCCGCGTGGAGATCACCGACCGGGCGACGACCGTCACCGGTACCGGCCCGCTGCGCGGCGGCTTCGACATCGACATGGGCGACATCTCCGACACCTTCATGACGCTGGCCGCGGTGGCCCCGCTCGCCGACGCGCCGATCACGGTGCACGGCATCGGGCACGCCCGGCTCAAGGAGTCCGACCGGATCGCCGCGGTCGAGGAGAACCTGCGGGCCTGCGGGATCCGGACCGAGTCCGGTCCGGACCGGCTCACCATCCATCCGGGCCGCCCCACGGCCGCTCGGATCGCCTGCCGCCGCGACCACCGGATCGCGATGGCGTTCTCGGTGCTCGGACTGCGCGTCCCCGGCATCACGCTGGACGATCCGTCCTGCGTCGGCAAGACCTTCCCCGGCTTCCACGCCGAACTGGAGCGGCTCTTCCCGGCCCACACGAACCGTGCGCGTCGATCGAGCGCCGGCAGCCACTGA
- the tkt gene encoding transketolase, protein MTSSPAQSSPRTFEWSDLDRRAVDTARALAIDAVEAAGHGHPGTAMSLAPAAYLLFQKLLRHNPADPQWAGRDRFVLSCGHSSLTLYTQLYLSGYGLELDDLKALRTEGSLTPAHPEYGHTPGVETTTGPLGQGLGNAVGMAMAARRERGLFDPDAAPGESPFDHTVWAFVSDGDLEEGISHEAGSLAGHQRLGNLVVLWDDNRISIEDDTLIAVSEDVPARYRSYGWHVQQVDWTVTGSYVEDMAALHDALSAAREDTGRPSLVALRTIIGWPSPGKQNSGKIHGSALGAAEAAATKEAMGLDPERSFEVPDEVLAHARQVGERARADVRAWAKRYADWRAGAPDRAAEFDRIGVRELPAGWTDALPVFEAGGQVATRKASGEVLSALAATLPELWGGSADLAESNLTTMKGEPSFIPADRATETFPGHQYGRTLHFGIREHAMGAILNGIALHGGTRPYGGTFLVFSDYMRPAVRLAAMMKLPVTYVWTHDSIGLGEDGPTHQPIEHLWGLRGIPGLDVVRPADANETAVAWRTVLEHDDRPAGLCLSRQNLPVLDRSAASGVESAEGTARGGYVLAEAAGGAPDVVLIATGSEVHIALDARAVLEREGIATRVVSMPCLEWFQEQTPEYREQVLPSSVRARVSVEAGSALGWYQLLGDAGIPVGLDQFGASAPYTALYERHGFTAGNVAATARASLARVAAQRGTR, encoded by the coding sequence ATGACGAGCAGCCCCGCGCAGAGCTCCCCCCGTACCTTCGAGTGGAGCGATCTGGACCGGCGCGCCGTCGACACCGCCCGCGCGCTGGCGATCGACGCCGTGGAGGCCGCGGGACACGGCCACCCGGGTACCGCGATGAGCCTGGCTCCGGCCGCCTACCTGCTGTTCCAGAAGCTGCTGCGGCACAACCCGGCCGACCCCCAGTGGGCCGGCCGCGACCGCTTCGTACTCTCCTGCGGGCACTCCAGCCTGACCCTGTACACCCAGCTCTACCTCTCCGGCTACGGCCTGGAACTCGACGACCTCAAGGCACTGCGCACCGAGGGCAGCCTGACCCCGGCGCACCCCGAGTACGGGCACACCCCCGGCGTCGAGACCACGACCGGTCCGCTCGGCCAGGGCCTGGGCAACGCGGTCGGCATGGCGATGGCGGCCCGCCGCGAGCGCGGCCTGTTCGATCCGGACGCCGCCCCGGGCGAGAGCCCCTTCGACCACACCGTCTGGGCGTTCGTCTCCGACGGCGACCTGGAGGAGGGCATCAGCCACGAGGCCGGTTCCCTCGCCGGCCACCAGCGGCTGGGCAACCTGGTCGTGCTCTGGGACGACAACCGCATCTCCATCGAGGACGACACGCTGATCGCGGTCTCCGAGGACGTGCCCGCCCGCTACCGCAGCTACGGCTGGCACGTCCAGCAGGTCGACTGGACCGTGACCGGGTCGTACGTGGAGGACATGGCCGCCCTGCACGACGCCCTGTCGGCCGCCCGTGAGGACACCGGACGGCCCTCGCTCGTCGCGCTGCGCACCATCATCGGCTGGCCGTCGCCGGGCAAGCAGAACAGCGGGAAGATCCACGGCTCGGCGCTCGGCGCGGCCGAGGCCGCGGCCACCAAGGAGGCCATGGGCCTGGACCCCGAGCGCTCCTTCGAGGTACCGGACGAGGTGCTCGCGCACGCCCGGCAGGTCGGCGAACGGGCCCGCGCCGACGTGCGGGCCTGGGCGAAGCGGTACGCGGACTGGCGCGCCGGCGCCCCCGACCGGGCGGCCGAGTTCGACCGGATCGGCGTGCGCGAACTGCCCGCGGGGTGGACGGACGCGCTGCCCGTCTTCGAGGCGGGCGGGCAGGTCGCCACCCGCAAGGCGTCGGGCGAGGTGCTGAGCGCGCTGGCCGCCACGCTGCCCGAACTGTGGGGCGGCTCCGCGGACCTCGCCGAGTCCAACCTGACCACCATGAAGGGCGAGCCCTCCTTCATCCCCGCCGACCGGGCGACCGAGACCTTCCCCGGCCACCAGTACGGGCGGACCCTGCACTTCGGCATCCGCGAGCACGCCATGGGCGCGATCCTCAACGGCATCGCCCTGCACGGCGGGACCCGCCCCTACGGCGGCACCTTCCTGGTGTTCTCCGACTACATGCGGCCCGCGGTCCGCCTCGCGGCCATGATGAAGCTGCCCGTCACCTACGTCTGGACCCACGACTCCATCGGCCTCGGCGAGGACGGTCCCACCCACCAGCCCATCGAGCACCTGTGGGGGCTGCGCGGCATTCCGGGCCTCGACGTCGTCCGCCCGGCCGACGCCAACGAGACGGCCGTCGCCTGGCGCACCGTACTGGAGCACGACGACCGGCCCGCCGGCCTGTGCCTGTCCCGGCAGAACCTGCCGGTCCTCGACCGCTCCGCCGCTTCCGGTGTGGAATCGGCCGAGGGCACCGCACGCGGCGGCTACGTCCTGGCCGAGGCCGCCGGCGGCGCCCCCGACGTGGTGCTGATCGCCACGGGCAGCGAGGTGCACATCGCGCTGGACGCCCGCGCCGTCCTGGAGCGCGAGGGCATCGCCACCCGGGTCGTGTCCATGCCCTGCCTGGAATGGTTCCAGGAGCAGACCCCCGAGTACCGCGAGCAGGTGCTGCCGAGCTCTGTGCGGGCCCGGGTCTCGGTCGAGGCCGGATCCGCGCTCGGCTGGTACCAGCTTCTCGGCGACGCCGGGATCCCGGTCGGGCTCGACCAGTTCGGGGCCAGCGCCCCCTACACCGCCCTGTACGAGCGCCATGGTTTCACCGCCGGCAACGTGGCCGCCACCGCCCGGGCCAGCCTGGCCCGCGTCGCGGCGCAGCGGGGCACGCGGTGA
- a CDS encoding SDR family NAD(P)-dependent oxidoreductase — protein sequence MSERFDGRVVLVTGGGEGIGRAAAVAFARLGATVVVAGRHPETLEGTVRQILDEGGKADSVVGEVSDATEGADVGAAHIVAETVRRHGALHVAFNNTTELGPHQSVADISESAWAQSLTANLTGVWLSMKHEIAHMELAGGGVIVNTASNIGSQGMLPGLGAYAASTAAVSALTRTAAKEYFAKAIRINAISPCPLGRGGSPEEIADTVVWLASDAAAYIVGHDLVLDRKTSV from the coding sequence ATGTCTGAACGGTTCGACGGCCGGGTCGTCCTCGTTACCGGTGGAGGCGAAGGCATCGGCCGGGCAGCGGCGGTGGCCTTCGCCCGGCTCGGAGCCACGGTGGTGGTCGCCGGCCGCCACCCGGAGACGCTCGAAGGAACGGTCCGCCAGATCCTCGACGAGGGCGGCAAGGCCGACAGCGTGGTCGGCGAGGTCTCGGACGCCACGGAAGGCGCCGACGTCGGCGCCGCCCACATCGTCGCCGAGACGGTGCGCCGCCACGGGGCCCTGCACGTGGCCTTCAACAACACCACCGAGCTGGGCCCGCACCAAAGCGTGGCCGACATCAGCGAGAGCGCCTGGGCCCAGAGCCTGACGGCCAACCTGACCGGCGTCTGGCTGTCCATGAAGCACGAGATCGCCCACATGGAGCTGGCCGGCGGCGGGGTCATCGTCAACACGGCCAGCAACATCGGCTCCCAGGGCATGCTCCCGGGCCTCGGCGCGTACGCCGCCTCGACGGCCGCGGTGAGCGCCCTCACCCGGACCGCGGCCAAGGAGTACTTCGCCAAGGCCATCCGCATCAACGCCATCAGCCCCTGCCCGCTCGGCAGGGGAGGCAGCCCCGAGGAGATCGCCGACACCGTCGTCTGGCTGGCCTCCGACGCGGCCGCGTACATCGTCGGGCACGACCTCGTACTCGACCGCAAGACCAGCGTGTGA
- a CDS encoding AtaL-like protein: MLTLSWTRPVVDAGREGQDGPTRENLWQALLHKAEHPTDYVPAIVECRIHERYADGLLREIRRGQHTFLQRVTAQESTGRIVYRHLDPTDIAEIRNEIGEDERGRLTLTLSITLTEGRTAEVLVQNPYLRDLDGDFHGTLDAMTAVLRKVSTEPAATGTPTAPPDPDGS; this comes from the coding sequence ATGCTGACGCTTTCGTGGACCCGTCCGGTCGTCGACGCAGGTCGGGAAGGTCAGGACGGTCCCACCCGGGAGAACCTGTGGCAGGCCCTGCTGCACAAGGCGGAGCATCCGACGGACTACGTGCCCGCCATCGTGGAGTGCCGGATCCACGAGCGGTACGCGGACGGACTCCTACGGGAGATCCGGCGCGGGCAGCACACGTTCCTCCAGCGGGTCACCGCCCAGGAGAGCACCGGACGCATCGTCTACCGCCACCTGGACCCCACCGACATCGCGGAAATACGCAACGAGATCGGCGAGGACGAACGGGGGCGGCTCACCCTCACGCTGAGCATCACCCTGACCGAGGGCAGGACGGCCGAGGTCCTCGTGCAGAACCCGTATCTGCGCGACCTGGACGGCGACTTCCACGGCACCCTGGACGCCATGACGGCCGTGCTGCGCAAGGTCTCGACGGAGCCCGCGGCGACGGGGACGCCAACGGCCCCTCCCGACCCGGACGGGTCGTGA
- a CDS encoding anthranilate synthase family protein, with protein sequence MTADQLGRILSDRPPAFALIHRPETAPTGRLDLFLGSFTEAATLADVPLGEVLEGAGARQDVLTLIPYRQLAERGFEAPDDGTPLLAMVIDEQTRVPLDAVLRQIPDAPVRLLPGGDFDIDDDTYAETVRRVIADEIGTGEGANFVLKRSFVADVGDYSVATALRIFRRLLERETGAYWTFVVHTGDRTLVGASPERHMSVSGGRAVMNPISGTYRFPASGPELSGVMDFLADRKEADELYMVVDEELKMMARICDAGGRVVGPYLKEMARLAHTEYFIEGRTSRDPREILHETLFAPTVTGSPLESAGRVIKKYEPQGRGYYSGVLALMGQDENSERTLDSAILIRTADIDDGGRMRIGVGATLVRHSDPLSEVAETRAKASGLLAVFEEAGPSRFGDHPEVRAALSRRNETIAGFWLDDEADRARPVALLAGRKVLVVDAEDTFTAMIEHQLRALDAQVTVSRFDEPYDFAPYDLVVMGPGPGDPREVDHPKIAHLRAAIDTLLTERRPFLAVCLSHQVLSTKLGFGLRRREQPNQGVQREIELFGRRERVGFYNTFAAQSASDTVEVPGVGTVQVCREAGTDEVHALRGPGFRSMQFHAESVLTEDGVRIVGEALAGLLQEQEQEQLV encoded by the coding sequence ATGACTGCGGACCAGCTGGGCCGGATCCTGAGCGACCGGCCGCCGGCCTTCGCGCTGATCCACCGTCCGGAGACCGCCCCCACCGGTCGGCTCGACCTGTTCCTCGGTTCGTTCACCGAGGCCGCGACCCTGGCGGACGTACCCCTCGGCGAGGTCCTGGAAGGGGCCGGCGCGCGGCAGGACGTCCTCACCCTGATCCCGTACCGGCAGCTCGCCGAGCGCGGCTTCGAGGCACCGGACGACGGCACCCCGCTGCTCGCCATGGTGATCGACGAGCAGACGCGGGTGCCGCTCGACGCCGTGCTGCGGCAGATCCCCGACGCACCCGTCCGCCTCCTGCCCGGCGGCGACTTCGACATCGACGACGACACGTACGCCGAGACGGTGCGCCGTGTCATCGCGGACGAGATCGGCACCGGCGAGGGCGCCAACTTCGTGCTGAAGCGTTCGTTCGTGGCCGACGTCGGGGACTACTCCGTCGCCACGGCGCTGCGGATCTTCCGCCGGCTGCTGGAGCGGGAGACCGGCGCGTACTGGACCTTCGTCGTGCACACCGGCGACCGCACGCTCGTCGGCGCCTCTCCCGAGCGCCACATGAGCGTGTCGGGCGGCCGGGCCGTGATGAACCCCATCAGCGGCACCTACCGCTTCCCCGCCTCGGGTCCCGAACTGAGCGGTGTCATGGACTTCCTGGCCGACCGCAAGGAGGCCGACGAGCTGTACATGGTCGTCGACGAGGAACTCAAGATGATGGCCCGGATCTGCGATGCGGGCGGCCGGGTCGTCGGGCCCTATCTGAAGGAGATGGCCCGGCTCGCGCACACCGAGTACTTCATCGAGGGCCGCACCTCCCGCGACCCGCGCGAGATCCTCCACGAGACGCTGTTCGCCCCGACGGTCACCGGGTCCCCGCTGGAGAGCGCGGGCCGGGTCATCAAGAAGTACGAGCCCCAGGGCCGCGGCTACTACAGCGGCGTCCTGGCCCTCATGGGCCAGGACGAGAACAGCGAGCGCACCCTGGACTCGGCGATCCTCATCCGGACCGCCGACATCGACGACGGGGGGCGGATGCGGATCGGCGTCGGCGCCACCCTGGTGCGCCACTCCGACCCGCTGTCCGAGGTCGCCGAGACCCGCGCCAAGGCGTCCGGTCTGCTGGCCGTCTTCGAGGAGGCCGGACCGAGCCGGTTCGGCGACCACCCCGAGGTGCGGGCGGCGCTCAGCCGGCGCAACGAGACGATCGCCGGCTTCTGGCTGGACGACGAAGCCGACCGCGCCCGCCCGGTCGCGCTGCTCGCGGGCCGCAAGGTGCTGGTGGTCGACGCGGAGGACACCTTCACCGCGATGATCGAGCACCAACTGCGGGCCCTCGACGCCCAGGTCACCGTCAGCCGCTTCGACGAGCCCTACGACTTCGCCCCGTACGACCTCGTCGTCATGGGCCCGGGACCGGGTGACCCGCGGGAGGTGGACCACCCGAAGATCGCGCACCTGCGGGCCGCGATCGACACCCTGCTGACGGAGCGGCGGCCGTTCCTCGCCGTGTGCCTCAGCCACCAGGTGCTCAGCACCAAGCTCGGTTTCGGCCTGCGGCGCAGGGAGCAGCCCAACCAGGGGGTGCAGCGGGAGATCGAGCTGTTCGGGCGGCGCGAGCGCGTCGGCTTCTACAACACCTTCGCGGCGCAGAGCGCCTCGGACACGGTCGAGGTGCCCGGCGTCGGCACGGTCCAGGTGTGCCGGGAGGCGGGCACCGACGAGGTGCACGCGCTGCGCGGTCCCGGCTTCCGGTCGATGCAGTTCCACGCCGAGTCCGTGCTCACGGAGGACGGCGTCCGCATCGTCGGCGAGGCCCTGGCCGGACTGCTGCAGGAGCAGGAGCAGGAGCAGCTCGTATGA
- a CDS encoding isochorismatase family protein, giving the protein MAGIPAISPYPMPSAADLPANAVDWEVDPDRAVLLVHDLQKFFLTAFPAGEQPVVDLTRNAGELRVRAAALGIPVAYTAQPGGMTPQERGLLADFWGPGMRPSPEHRQVVDPVAPAAGDWMLTKWRYSAFFKTDLLERMRAEGRDQLIICGVYAHVGVLMTAVEAFTNDIQPFLVADAVADFSWEEHRMALEYAAGRCAALTTTKQLLAALPDRVDAYAERVSA; this is encoded by the coding sequence ATGGCAGGCATACCTGCTATCAGCCCGTATCCGATGCCCTCGGCAGCCGACCTGCCCGCCAACGCCGTCGACTGGGAAGTCGACCCGGACCGCGCCGTCCTGCTGGTGCACGACCTGCAGAAGTTCTTCCTGACCGCCTTCCCCGCCGGTGAACAGCCCGTCGTGGACCTGACCCGCAACGCCGGAGAGCTGCGCGTACGCGCGGCGGCCCTCGGCATCCCGGTCGCCTACACGGCGCAGCCCGGCGGCATGACCCCCCAAGAGCGCGGCCTGCTCGCCGACTTCTGGGGCCCGGGCATGCGGCCGAGCCCCGAGCACCGCCAGGTCGTGGACCCGGTGGCGCCGGCCGCCGGGGACTGGATGCTCACCAAGTGGCGCTACAGCGCCTTCTTCAAGACCGATCTGCTGGAGCGGATGCGGGCGGAGGGCCGCGACCAGCTGATCATCTGCGGCGTGTACGCCCACGTGGGCGTGCTGATGACGGCGGTGGAGGCGTTCACCAACGACATCCAGCCCTTCCTGGTCGCCGACGCCGTCGCCGACTTCAGCTGGGAGGAGCACCGGATGGCGCTGGAGTACGCGGCCGGCCGGTGCGCCGCCCTGACCACCACGAAGCAGCTCCTGGCGGCCCTCCCGGACCGGGTGGACGCGTACGCGGAAAGGGTTTCGGCATGA
- a CDS encoding 2,3-dihydro-2,3-dihydroxybenzoate dehydrogenase: MEGKIALVTGAAGGIGAAIVRALAALGVRVAAVDMDAARLRDLAKSVIEEGGRVEAFPGDVTSSADVEALVDDVEALVGPLDFLVNAAGVLRLAEARALTDQEWSTTFAVNTTGVFLVSRAVVNRMVPRGRGAIVTIASNSAGTARTEMAAYAASKAAATMFTKCLGLEVAKFGIRANIVAPGSTDTPMLTSMWQEASSSKASIEGVPGSYRVGIPLGKIARPEDVAEAVVFLLSDKAAHITMHDLTVDGGAALGA; this comes from the coding sequence ATGGAAGGAAAAATCGCTCTCGTCACCGGAGCGGCCGGAGGCATAGGCGCGGCCATTGTCCGCGCGCTGGCCGCCCTGGGCGTCCGGGTGGCCGCGGTCGACATGGACGCGGCCCGGCTGCGCGACCTGGCCAAGTCGGTGATCGAGGAAGGAGGCCGCGTCGAAGCATTCCCGGGCGACGTCACCTCCAGTGCGGACGTCGAGGCGCTCGTGGACGACGTGGAGGCGCTCGTGGGGCCCCTCGACTTCCTCGTCAACGCCGCCGGAGTGCTGCGGCTCGCCGAGGCCCGGGCACTCACCGACCAGGAGTGGAGCACGACGTTCGCGGTCAACACCACGGGCGTGTTCCTCGTCTCGCGCGCCGTGGTCAACCGCATGGTGCCGCGCGGACGCGGTGCGATCGTCACGATCGCCTCCAACTCCGCCGGCACCGCCCGTACGGAGATGGCCGCGTACGCCGCTTCGAAGGCGGCCGCGACCATGTTCACCAAGTGTCTGGGCCTGGAGGTCGCCAAGTTCGGGATCCGCGCGAACATCGTGGCGCCGGGGTCCACGGACACCCCGATGCTCACCTCGATGTGGCAGGAAGCGAGCAGTTCGAAGGCCTCCATCGAAGGGGTGCCGGGCTCCTACCGCGTCGGCATCCCGCTGGGCAAGATCGCCCGTCCCGAGGACGTCGCCGAGGCGGTCGTCTTCCTGCTCTCCGACAAGGCCGCGCACATCACGATGCACGACCTCACCGTGGACGGCGGTGCGGCCCTGGGTGCCTGA
- a CDS encoding 3-deoxy-7-phosphoheptulonate synthase has protein sequence MNARAEIEDSPALVRAEDVEALRVLLAAASRGEVQIIQGGDCAEDTAECTPGYVARKAALLDMLAGVMKTRTLGPVLRVGRLAGQFGKPRSSNTEIVHGVELPVYRGHMVNSPEPDPELRRPDPQRLVSGYRAAAAAMRSLGWHGEQRPSAAEAPVWTSHEALLLDYEGPMLRTQPDGSVLLTSTHWPWMGERTRELSGAHVELFASISNPVATKVGPKMTPAELVELCGRLDPLREPGRLTLISRMGEGTAAEKLPALVRAVREAGHPVLWMCDPMHGNTVSAPGGYKTRYITAVVREVQEFQAAVVDNGGVAAGLHLETTPDAVRECVRDEYHVSELGEKYTSFCDPRLNSDQAVEVVSAWRG, from the coding sequence ATGAATGCGAGGGCCGAAATCGAGGACTCGCCCGCTCTCGTCCGCGCGGAGGACGTCGAGGCCCTGCGGGTCCTGCTGGCCGCGGCCTCGCGGGGCGAGGTGCAGATCATCCAGGGCGGGGACTGCGCGGAGGACACCGCCGAGTGCACCCCGGGATACGTGGCCCGCAAGGCGGCGCTCCTCGACATGCTGGCCGGCGTCATGAAGACGCGCACGCTGGGGCCCGTCCTGCGGGTGGGCCGGCTCGCGGGGCAGTTCGGCAAGCCCCGCTCCAGCAACACCGAGATCGTCCACGGCGTGGAACTCCCCGTGTACCGCGGCCACATGGTCAACAGCCCGGAGCCCGATCCCGAGCTGCGCCGGCCCGACCCGCAGCGGCTGGTCAGCGGCTACCGCGCGGCCGCGGCCGCCATGCGCTCCCTGGGCTGGCACGGCGAGCAGCGCCCGTCCGCGGCCGAGGCCCCGGTGTGGACCAGCCACGAGGCCCTGCTGCTGGACTACGAGGGACCGATGCTGCGCACCCAGCCCGACGGCTCGGTGCTGCTCACCTCGACGCACTGGCCCTGGATGGGCGAGCGCACCCGCGAGCTGAGCGGCGCCCACGTCGAGCTGTTCGCGTCGATCTCCAATCCCGTCGCCACCAAGGTCGGCCCGAAGATGACCCCGGCCGAGCTGGTCGAGCTGTGCGGCCGTCTCGACCCGCTGCGCGAGCCTGGCCGGCTGACGCTGATTTCCCGGATGGGAGAGGGTACGGCCGCCGAAAAGCTGCCGGCACTGGTCCGCGCGGTCCGCGAGGCCGGGCACCCCGTGCTCTGGATGTGCGACCCGATGCACGGAAACACCGTCAGCGCGCCCGGCGGCTACAAGACCCGCTACATCACGGCGGTCGTGCGCGAGGTCCAGGAATTCCAGGCGGCCGTCGTCGATAACGGCGGAGTCGCGGCCGGACTTCACCTGGAGACCACTCCCGACGCCGTGCGCGAATGCGTGCGCGACGAATACCACGTCAGTGAGCTGGGCGAGAAGTACACCTCGTTCTGCGACCCGCGCCTCAATTCCGACCAGGCTGTCGAAGTCGTATCCGCCTGGCGCGGCTGA
- a CDS encoding transaldolase family protein, with the protein MVSQEARDLLKQLVSEGVSPWLSARGPEEFETSVRPPVLGVDFHNALAPPGSALTLLQRTCDLLRPVFEATEGAVGHVSVPVSPRWAHDAHSLRSAARALHGQLARPNVLVRIPATPAGLKALADCLAEGIGVHASMVFSAERYAEVLDAYVDGLERSLASGRSLGEALMVASFPVGVFDAEVESRLDGLGVGPGDEVRGAAGLAVARAMYRLREQRLSGGWWRVLRANGAPQPRLLWTSGGTDVGALIGWNTALALSVDTLEEAARGPNLSGDTLLTREREAKGALVALERLGIPLARVADVLETAELGRLQHDWDVMTRSSGAAPAAPGSGHSSVPGKGQP; encoded by the coding sequence GTGGTGAGTCAAGAAGCGCGAGACCTGCTGAAACAACTGGTGTCCGAAGGCGTCTCGCCATGGCTGAGCGCGCGCGGCCCCGAAGAGTTCGAGACGAGCGTCCGGCCTCCGGTCCTGGGTGTGGATTTCCACAACGCCCTGGCACCCCCGGGCAGCGCCCTCACGCTGCTCCAACGGACCTGCGACCTGCTGCGGCCCGTGTTCGAGGCGACCGAAGGCGCCGTCGGCCACGTCTCCGTGCCGGTCTCTCCCCGGTGGGCCCACGACGCGCACTCGCTCCGGTCGGCGGCCCGCGCCCTGCACGGGCAACTGGCGCGCCCCAACGTGCTCGTACGGATTCCCGCGACCCCGGCGGGGCTGAAGGCACTGGCCGACTGCCTGGCCGAGGGCATCGGGGTGCACGCCTCGATGGTCTTCTCGGCCGAGCGGTACGCCGAGGTGCTCGACGCCTACGTCGACGGGCTGGAGCGTTCCCTCGCGTCCGGCCGGTCGCTGGGCGAGGCCTTGATGGTGGCCTCGTTCCCGGTGGGGGTGTTCGACGCGGAGGTCGAGTCCCGGCTGGACGGGCTGGGGGTCGGCCCGGGCGACGAGGTCCGGGGCGCGGCGGGTCTGGCCGTCGCCCGCGCGATGTACCGGCTCCGTGAACAGCGGCTGTCCGGCGGCTGGTGGCGGGTGCTGCGGGCCAACGGCGCGCCGCAGCCACGGCTGTTGTGGACCAGCGGGGGCACCGATGTGGGCGCGCTCATCGGCTGGAACACGGCGCTCGCGCTGTCGGTGGACACCCTGGAAGAGGCCGCGCGCGGGCCGAATCTGAGTGGGGACACCCTGCTCACGAGGGAACGCGAGGCGAAGGGGGCACTGGTCGCCCTGGAGCGGCTCGGCATCCCCTTAGCCCGGGTCGCGGACGTGCTGGAGACGGCGGAACTCGGCCGCCTCCAGCACGACTGGGACGTTATGACGAGATCTTCTGGCGCTGCCCCTGCCGCTCCGGGAAGCGGGCATTCGTCAGTGCCAGGAAAGGGGCAGCCTTGA